From a single Nematostella vectensis chromosome 3, jaNemVect1.1, whole genome shotgun sequence genomic region:
- the LOC5513255 gene encoding pleckstrin homology domain-containing family M member 2 isoform X5: MTSTKQRCAKLKDEILTQLAEQIKALQLGQQSADVIGDGEYKVTAKNIHLQCLMDLLDHILLHGLVSVEYGYWPFVKVFTHSETIKIINSHPQVTNDLDKGRVWIFMAIKECVLESYMRMFLNEPKSVKKYYSKYAFMRDNERLGILQTLVSGLDFIGLALDQDTPYLGYGGVQLHTPKQTTLNSNLLPHGSNRLPVKNVTSPRTPSHSREGSASLSSSVSTSSTLTAPTSPVSTEDESVDTAIGSLSLSDTKEQGSREQSKGQESYELRGVHDSSKFTTGGHQGHRLSTDQEALACMDPKYTLLDVDAMPAYERPTEEYRPRIGSNLSEISMDEVDIVFSHEQRTNRRHMRRPYRRKRERARSTETSSKADSRLRLPGGQHGAGVRSEGAHERASSFVSDQTGEDSDSICSAVSGDSLDQFCRDADFGSSYNLSTELVVQPTVLECHNDEITLPKESTENRGRDKVDEDEGETSSLSMLQSSTEYEGIILGLPKRQTLQDTPGNLCDSHVDANTVLVLSLEIFKHSDEQFQQMFHVTTGHHFGQLQSAYVMLTNYAVYLLRKVSFRAEASFHTDISISYATLRKVEVRRSFEIGLNCQTVTVSSRNQQFTICFGDEACTRAFITSLTSHVSRASPAPSLSNLVSNIAVQQETDISRWMAHHDKLQTANSNVLCYSLAHWCGLSGPDANIEVISFQSVMEGTLEYKHHQYLGMSLKWTTGYFILTDGTLWQYNKQNDKNAKVSIDLRGTRCGGCRQIKDAGKKFAFEIVSSDGTGSLMVLAAPSEHEACEWIFKICQSIAQSLVVCLCQSSEPASYQLISCCSLQCVTRIFVDNQIRNYCIVKFQYSELHDTEAAWLLCFRTEYELGKFESTVAGAWRELFQVDLQFLVLGDVPARKDARERVRKIEQFYTKIS; this comes from the exons ATGACTTCCACAAAGCAGAGATGTGCAAAGCTAAAAGATGAGATCTTGACACAACTAGCAGAACAGATCAAAGCT CTCCAGCTTGGCCAGCAAAGTGCTGATGTCATTGGTGATGGGGAATACAAAGTGACAGCCAAGAACATTCATCTGCAATGTCTCATGGACCTTCTGGACCACATTTTACTCCATGG GTTGGTTTCAGTTGAGTATGGCTACTGGCCATTCGTGAAAGTGTTTACTCATTCAGAAACCATCAAGATAATCAACTCACATCCCCAAGTCACCAATGATTTGGATAAAG gCCGTGTTTGGATATTTATGGCCATCAAAGAATGTGTACTTGAAAGTTATATGAGAATGTTTCTTAATGAACCAAAGTCTGTCAAGAAGTATTACTCAAA gTATGCATTTATGCGAGACAATGAG AGGCTTGGTATTCTACAAACGCTTGTGTCAGGTCTGGATTTTATTGGCCTCGCTCTAGACCAG gATACGCCATATTTGGGATATGGCGGAGTTCAGCTCCATACACCAA AGCAAACCACACTCAACTCAAATCTGTTACCACATGGGAGTAACAGACTGCCTGTCAAGAATGTTACCTCTCCTCGCACACCAAGTCACTCAAGAGAAGGAAGTGCCAGCTTGTCCAGTAGCGTCTCGACCTCATCTACACTCACAGCTCCCACCAGTCCCGTCAGCACAGAGGATGAATCCGTCGACACGGCAATAGGGTCGCTCTCACTTTCTGACACGAAAGAACAAGGCAGCCGTGAACAATCGAAGGGTCAAGAATCGTATGAGCTTCGCGGTGTTCATGATTCGAGTAAATTTACAACAGGAGGACACCAGGGCCACCGCCTTTCGACCGACCAAGAGGCCTTAGCGTGCATGGACCCGAAGTATACCCTGCTGGATGTGGATGCCATGCCAGCTTACGAGCGCCCTACCGAGGAGTATCGGCCAAGGATCGGTAGTAATCTGTCAGAGATATCTATGGATGAGGTGGACATTGTGTTCAGCCACGAGCAACGGACGAACCGTAGACACATGCGTAGACCTTATCGACGAAAAAGAGAAAGAGCAAGGTCCACAGAAACCAGTTCCAAGGCAGACTCAAGGCTAAGACTTCCCGGTGGACAGCACGGAG cAGGAGTTCGTTCAGAAGGTGCTCATGAGCGAGCCTCATCGTTCGTATCCGACCAAACGGGGGAAGACTCAGACAGCATTTGCAGTGCAGTTTCAGGGGATTCTCTAGATCAATTCTGTCGCGATGCTGACTTTGGCTCTAGCTACAACCTGAGCACAGAACTTGTCGTTCAACCTACTGTTCTCGAGTGTCATAATGACGAGATTACTCTCCCCAAGGAGAGTACGGAGAATAGAGGGAGAGACAAAGTTGACGAAGATGAGGGTGAAACCTCGAGTCTTTCAATGCTACAGAGCTCAACTGAGTATGAAG GGATAATCTTAGGGCTGCCTAAGCGCCAGACTTTGCAAGATACGCCGGGTAACCTGTGTGACAGTCACGTGGATGCCAATACTGTGCTGGTGTTATCATTGGAAATATTCAAACACAGCGACGAACAGTTCCAGCAG ATGTTCCACGTCACCACTGGACATCACTTTGGTCAGCTGCAATCCGCGTACGTCATGCTCACTAACTATGCGGTCTATCTGCTTAGGAAAG tATCCTTCAGAGCAGAGGCAAGCTTCCATACGGATATCTCCATATCATATGCGACTCTAAGGAAAGTGGAGGTGCGAAGGAGTTTTGAA ATTGGACTCAATTGTCAAACAGTAACTGTCTCGTCAAGGAACCAACAGTTCACAATTTGCTTTGGGGACGAAGCCTGTACAAG AGCTTTCATCACGAGTCTGACGTCACACGTGTCGCGTGCTAGTCCCGCCCCCTCGCTGTCCAATCTCGTGTCTAATATCGCCGTGCAGCAAGAGACGGACATAAGTAGATGGATGGCGCACCATGACAAGCTACAG ACTGCAAactccaatgtgctctgctaCTCTCTCGCCCACTGGTGCGGCCTCTCTGGGCCTGACGCGAACATCGAGGTGATCAGTTTTCAAA GCGTCATGGAGGGAACACTGGAATACAAACATCACCAGTACTTGGGGATGAGCTTGAAATGGACGACGGGATACTTCATACTAAC AGATGGCACGCTTTGGCAATACAACAAGCAA AATGATAAAAATGCCAAAGTGTCGATCGACTTGAG aGGAACGCGTTGTGGAGGTTGCAGACAAATTAAAGACGCCGGGAAGAAATTTGCGTTTGAG ATCGTTTCCTCTGACGGGACAGGTTCTCTCATGGTCCTGGCGGCGCCCAGCGAGCATGAAGCGTGCGAGTGGATTTTCAAGATTTGTCAGTCTATCGCGCAATCG TTGGTAGTTTGCCTGTGTCAATCGAGTGAACCCGCCTCCTACCAGCTCATCAGCTGTTGCTCCCTTCAGTGTGTGACCCGGATATTCGTGGATAACCAAATAAGGAATTACTGCATCGTG AAATTCCAGTACAGTGAACTCCATGACACGGAGGCCGCCTGGTTGCTGTGTTTCAGGACTGAGTATGAACTGGGCAAGTTTGAGTCAACAGTGGCTGGAGCGTGGAGGGAACTTTTCCAG GTGGATTTACAGTTCCTGGTACTGGGTGACGTGCCGGCGCGCAAAGACGCACGGGAACGAGTTAGGAAAATCGAGCaattttatacaaaaatatCTTAA
- the LOC5513255 gene encoding pleckstrin homology domain-containing family M member 2 isoform X4 codes for MTSTKQRCAKLKDEILTQLAEQIKALQLGQQSADVIGDGEYKVTAKNIHLQCLMDLLDHILLHGLVSVEYGYWPFVKVFTHSETIKIINSHPQVTNDLDKGRVWIFMAIKECVLESYMRMFLNEPKSVKKYYSKYAFMRDNERLGILQTLVSGLDFIGLALDQDTPYLGYGGVQLHTPKQTTLNSNLLPHGSNRLPVKNVTSPRTPSHSREGSASLSSSVSTSSTLTAPTSPVSTEDESVDTAIGSLSLSDTKEQGSREQSKGQESYELRGVHDSSKFTTGGHQGHRLSTDQEALACMDPKYTLLDVDAMPAYERPTEEYRPRIGSNLSEISMDEVDIVFSHEQRTNRRHMRRPYRRKRERARSTETSSKADSRLRLPGGQHGGVRSEGAHERASSFVSDQTGEDSDSICSAVSGDSLDQFCRDADFGSSYNLSTELVVQPTVLECHNDEITLPKESTENRGRDKVDEDEGETSSLSMLQSSTEYEGIILGLPKRQTLQDTPGNLCDSHVDANTVLVLSLEIFKHSDEQFQQMFHVTTGHHFGQLQSAYVMLTNYAVYLLRKVSFRAEASFHTDISISYATLRKVEIGLNCQTVTVSSRNQQFTICFGDEACTRAFITSLTSHVSRASPAPSLSNLVSNIAVQQETDISRWMAHHDKLQTANSNVLCYSLAHWCGLSGPDANIEVISFQSVMEGTLEYKHHQYLGMSLKWTTGYFILTDGTLWQYNKQNDKNAKVSIDLRGTRCGGCRQIKDAGKKFAFEIVSSDGTGSLMVLAAPSEHEACEWIFKICQSIAQSFDSDDDRGCTIMHCVPCCLIATKDELVVCLCQSSEPASYQLISCCSLQCVTRIFVDNQIRNYCIVKFQYSELHDTEAAWLLCFRTEYELGKFESTVAGAWRELFQVDLQFLVLGDVPARKDARERVRKIEQFYTKIS; via the exons ATGACTTCCACAAAGCAGAGATGTGCAAAGCTAAAAGATGAGATCTTGACACAACTAGCAGAACAGATCAAAGCT CTCCAGCTTGGCCAGCAAAGTGCTGATGTCATTGGTGATGGGGAATACAAAGTGACAGCCAAGAACATTCATCTGCAATGTCTCATGGACCTTCTGGACCACATTTTACTCCATGG GTTGGTTTCAGTTGAGTATGGCTACTGGCCATTCGTGAAAGTGTTTACTCATTCAGAAACCATCAAGATAATCAACTCACATCCCCAAGTCACCAATGATTTGGATAAAG gCCGTGTTTGGATATTTATGGCCATCAAAGAATGTGTACTTGAAAGTTATATGAGAATGTTTCTTAATGAACCAAAGTCTGTCAAGAAGTATTACTCAAA gTATGCATTTATGCGAGACAATGAG AGGCTTGGTATTCTACAAACGCTTGTGTCAGGTCTGGATTTTATTGGCCTCGCTCTAGACCAG gATACGCCATATTTGGGATATGGCGGAGTTCAGCTCCATACACCAA AGCAAACCACACTCAACTCAAATCTGTTACCACATGGGAGTAACAGACTGCCTGTCAAGAATGTTACCTCTCCTCGCACACCAAGTCACTCAAGAGAAGGAAGTGCCAGCTTGTCCAGTAGCGTCTCGACCTCATCTACACTCACAGCTCCCACCAGTCCCGTCAGCACAGAGGATGAATCCGTCGACACGGCAATAGGGTCGCTCTCACTTTCTGACACGAAAGAACAAGGCAGCCGTGAACAATCGAAGGGTCAAGAATCGTATGAGCTTCGCGGTGTTCATGATTCGAGTAAATTTACAACAGGAGGACACCAGGGCCACCGCCTTTCGACCGACCAAGAGGCCTTAGCGTGCATGGACCCGAAGTATACCCTGCTGGATGTGGATGCCATGCCAGCTTACGAGCGCCCTACCGAGGAGTATCGGCCAAGGATCGGTAGTAATCTGTCAGAGATATCTATGGATGAGGTGGACATTGTGTTCAGCCACGAGCAACGGACGAACCGTAGACACATGCGTAGACCTTATCGACGAAAAAGAGAAAGAGCAAGGTCCACAGAAACCAGTTCCAAGGCAGACTCAAGGCTAAGACTTCCCGGTGGACAGCACGGAG GAGTTCGTTCAGAAGGTGCTCATGAGCGAGCCTCATCGTTCGTATCCGACCAAACGGGGGAAGACTCAGACAGCATTTGCAGTGCAGTTTCAGGGGATTCTCTAGATCAATTCTGTCGCGATGCTGACTTTGGCTCTAGCTACAACCTGAGCACAGAACTTGTCGTTCAACCTACTGTTCTCGAGTGTCATAATGACGAGATTACTCTCCCCAAGGAGAGTACGGAGAATAGAGGGAGAGACAAAGTTGACGAAGATGAGGGTGAAACCTCGAGTCTTTCAATGCTACAGAGCTCAACTGAGTATGAAG GGATAATCTTAGGGCTGCCTAAGCGCCAGACTTTGCAAGATACGCCGGGTAACCTGTGTGACAGTCACGTGGATGCCAATACTGTGCTGGTGTTATCATTGGAAATATTCAAACACAGCGACGAACAGTTCCAGCAG ATGTTCCACGTCACCACTGGACATCACTTTGGTCAGCTGCAATCCGCGTACGTCATGCTCACTAACTATGCGGTCTATCTGCTTAGGAAAG tATCCTTCAGAGCAGAGGCAAGCTTCCATACGGATATCTCCATATCATATGCGACTCTAAGGAAAGTGGAG ATTGGACTCAATTGTCAAACAGTAACTGTCTCGTCAAGGAACCAACAGTTCACAATTTGCTTTGGGGACGAAGCCTGTACAAG AGCTTTCATCACGAGTCTGACGTCACACGTGTCGCGTGCTAGTCCCGCCCCCTCGCTGTCCAATCTCGTGTCTAATATCGCCGTGCAGCAAGAGACGGACATAAGTAGATGGATGGCGCACCATGACAAGCTACAG ACTGCAAactccaatgtgctctgctaCTCTCTCGCCCACTGGTGCGGCCTCTCTGGGCCTGACGCGAACATCGAGGTGATCAGTTTTCAAA GCGTCATGGAGGGAACACTGGAATACAAACATCACCAGTACTTGGGGATGAGCTTGAAATGGACGACGGGATACTTCATACTAAC AGATGGCACGCTTTGGCAATACAACAAGCAA AATGATAAAAATGCCAAAGTGTCGATCGACTTGAG aGGAACGCGTTGTGGAGGTTGCAGACAAATTAAAGACGCCGGGAAGAAATTTGCGTTTGAG ATCGTTTCCTCTGACGGGACAGGTTCTCTCATGGTCCTGGCGGCGCCCAGCGAGCATGAAGCGTGCGAGTGGATTTTCAAGATTTGTCAGTCTATCGCGCAATCG TTCGACAGTGATGACGACAGAGGGTGTACCATCATGCATTGTGTCCCTTGCTGCTTAATTGCCACAAAAGACGAG TTGGTAGTTTGCCTGTGTCAATCGAGTGAACCCGCCTCCTACCAGCTCATCAGCTGTTGCTCCCTTCAGTGTGTGACCCGGATATTCGTGGATAACCAAATAAGGAATTACTGCATCGTG AAATTCCAGTACAGTGAACTCCATGACACGGAGGCCGCCTGGTTGCTGTGTTTCAGGACTGAGTATGAACTGGGCAAGTTTGAGTCAACAGTGGCTGGAGCGTGGAGGGAACTTTTCCAG GTGGATTTACAGTTCCTGGTACTGGGTGACGTGCCGGCGCGCAAAGACGCACGGGAACGAGTTAGGAAAATCGAGCaattttatacaaaaatatCTTAA